The following nucleotide sequence is from Psychroflexus torquis ATCC 700755.
AACATTTACTGAGCGATTGTCAGAATTTCCTGTCACGGTAGATTACCTCAACCGCTTTAGAACGACTAAAGAGCGTAGATCTGTTTTGGAAGGCCTGGAAGACGGTAGTGTGGACATTGTAATAGGTACTCACCAACTCGTAAGTAAAGCTGTAAAGTTCAAAAATTTGGGACTTCTCATCATTGATGAGGAGCAAAAATTTGGGGTGGCCGTAAAAGATAAATTGAAAACTATTAAGGCCAATGTAGATACTCTTACCCTTACAGCTACGCCTATACCAAGAACCCTTCAGTTTAGCCTGATGGCTGCCAGAGATTTATCGACCATCAAAACCCCTCCTCCAAACCGCTATCCTATAGAAACCCATGTCATTCGATTTTCTGAAGACCAGATCCGAGATGCCGTGTCCTATGAAATTGAAAGGGGTGGGCAAGTCTTTTTTATCAATAATCGTATTGAAAACATAAATGAAGTTGCTGGACTTATCCAACGGTTGGTTCCTGATGCTAAAATTGGCATTGGACATGGACAAATGGAAGGAAAGAAACTAGAAAACTTGATGTTGCAGTTCATGAATAACGAGTTTGATGTGCTTGTCTCCACTACAATTATAGAAAGCGGTCTAGACGTTACCAACGCCAATACTATTTTTATTAATAGTGCCAACAATTTCGGCATGTCAGATTTACACCAAATGCGTGGGCGTGTGGGAAGAAGTAATAAAAAAGCGTTTTGTTACCTTATCACTCCACCCCTAACGATGATGACCGATGATGCTAAAAAGCGACTTTCAGCCTTAGAACAGTTTTCTGATTTGGGGAGCGGCATCAATATCGCTATGAAAGATTTAGAAATCCGTGGAGCAGGAGATTTGCTAGGAGGTGAGCAAAGTGGGTTTATTTCGGATATTGGTTTTGATACGTATCAGAAAATATTGAACGAGGCCATTCAAGAATTAAAAGAAAACGAGTTCAAATCTGTATACGATGAAGAAAATGCAGAAGAGGATCAGGTGTTTGTGAAGGACGCTCAAATCGATACTGACTTTGAAATTCTATTCTCAGATAACTATATCAATAGCATAAAAGAACGCTTGAATTTATACACCAAATTAAATTCTATTCAAGATGAAGATGGGCTTGCCAATTTCGAAAAGGAATTGATAGATCGGTTTGGAGATTTGCCAAAAGAAGCTCGGGATCTAATCAACAGTGTAAGATTAAAATGGATTGCAGCCAATATTGGACTTGAAAAATTAATTTTGAAAAAAGGTAAAATGATAGGTTATTTCCTATCTAATCAAGATTCAGAATTTTATAATTCCAGTCGCTTCAGAAGTGTCCTTCACTATGTACACTCGCATCCACGCCAATGCCAGATGAAGGAAAAGCAAACTAGAAATGGCTTGCGTCTACTGCTTACGTTTGAACACGTTAAAACTGTCGATAAAGCTATAGGCTTGCTTCAACCCTTTGAACAAAAAGAAGTAGCTAAAGCCTAAATTTAACCCACTTCCTTAAGAAGATTCACAAGACTTTCCCTCCAATGAGGAATTCCTATAGCAAAGGTAGATAGGACTTTAGACTTATCAAGAACGCTAAATTTTGGTCTTTTTGCCTTTGTTGGGTACGAAAACGTGGCTTGTAAACTTATCTCTTGGTCAAGGTTTTTTTCTTCCAAAATCAATCTTGCAAAATCGTACCAAGTGGCTTCCCCTTTATTGCTGTAATGGTAAAGGCCATAGTCTGTAGAATCCGTTTGGATTAAATGGAGAATAAATTTTGCTAAGTCGTTGGCATTGGTTGGTGTTCCTATTTGCTCGGTAGTGATATTTAAGGGATGTTGACTTGCGGCTTTTTTTAATATAGTATTGAAAAAGTTATGACCAAATTCTGAGTACAGCCAACTCGTCCTCAACATAAAATAAGTGTTCATTGTTGAAGTAATATGAGTTTCTCCCTGAAATTTTGAAGCTCCATAGACATTGATAGGGTTCTCTTTATCGCTCTCATGATAAGGGCGGTTTTTTAAACCGTCAAAGACATAGTCTGTAGAGATATGTATAAGTTTAGTTTTAAATTTTTCACACAATTTAGCGAGCTTATGAACCGCTTCAGCGTTCACTTGAAAAGCTGAGTTTTCATTATCTTCTGCTCCCTCTACATTGGTATAAGCTGCGCAGTTA
It contains:
- the rfbD gene encoding dTDP-4-dehydrorhamnose reductase produces the protein MKILVTGSNGQLGQCLQKHAKSLTLFDFKFETLESLDLTQEETLNLYFEKHRPDFCVNCAAYTNVEGAEDNENSAFQVNAEAVHKLAKLCEKFKTKLIHISTDYVFDGLKNRPYHESDKENPINVYGASKFQGETHITSTMNTYFMLRTSWLYSEFGHNFFNTILKKAASQHPLNITTEQIGTPTNANDLAKFILHLIQTDSTDYGLYHYSNKGEATWYDFARLILEEKNLDQEISLQATFSYPTKAKRPKFSVLDKSKVLSTFAIGIPHWRESLVNLLKEVG